One Lentimicrobiaceae bacterium genomic window carries:
- a CDS encoding glycoside hydrolase family 92 protein codes for MKNIISVLLLSLNCLMLSSQTVQDFAQYVNPLVGTDSRYELSNGNTYPAIALPWGMNFWTPQTNRMGDGWCYQYASSKIRGFKQTHQPSPWINDYGAFSIFATTGKPVFDENKRESWFSHKAEIAKPYYYRVYLADYNTTVEITPTERAAIFRITYPQTNQANLIVDGFFKNSYIKIHPKERKITGYACNNSGGVPDNFKNYFVIYVDKDFEQIFSVKDSLMLADSAEALSQHSGAVIRFTTQANEQIHLKIASSFISLEQAELNLQRETGHLTFDQACEKAKSEWNQQLCKITVEGGSDAQFSTFYTALYRTLLFPRKFYEYNKNGEVVHYSPYNGKVEKGYMFTDNGFWDTFRAVFPFFTLMYPELNSQIMEGLANTYRESGWLPEWASPGHRDCMIGSNSAVNIADSYLKGIQNKDINILYEAILKNSNNAGPLSSVGRYGVDYYNTLGYIPYDVGINENTARTLEYAFADYNIWKLAKALKKPQAEIDLFAKRAMNYKNVFDKSVNFVRGRNADGSFQSPFRPDKWGDAFTEGCSWHWTWCVFHDIQGLIDLMGGPQSFINKLDSVFIAPPTFDYSYYGFQIHEITEMLIMNMGQYAHGNQPIQHMPYLYNYAGEPWKTQFHVRNIMNKLYTPLPDGLCGDEDNGQTSAWYVFSAMGMYPVAPGTNQYVLGSPLFKKITLQTGKDKTFVISAPNNSNLNLYVIDAKLNNKAYTKNYLNHSDIINGGNLELQMGQTPNKQKGILQTDFPYSMTNEILNNR; via the coding sequence GAACTTCTGGACCCCTCAGACCAACCGCATGGGTGATGGTTGGTGCTACCAATACGCTTCCTCCAAAATAAGAGGATTTAAACAAACCCATCAACCTTCACCCTGGATAAATGACTATGGCGCATTTTCAATTTTTGCCACAACCGGAAAGCCGGTTTTTGATGAAAACAAACGTGAATCGTGGTTTTCGCACAAAGCAGAAATAGCTAAGCCTTATTATTACCGGGTCTATCTGGCCGATTACAATACGACCGTTGAAATAACCCCAACCGAAAGGGCGGCCATTTTTAGAATAACTTACCCCCAAACAAACCAGGCAAATCTGATTGTTGACGGGTTCTTCAAAAATTCATACATAAAAATCCACCCCAAAGAACGAAAAATAACTGGCTATGCCTGCAATAACTCAGGAGGCGTACCTGATAATTTCAAAAACTACTTTGTGATATATGTTGATAAGGATTTTGAACAGATTTTCTCGGTAAAAGACAGCCTGATGCTGGCCGATTCTGCGGAAGCCTTAAGCCAACATTCAGGCGCCGTTATTCGATTTACAACACAAGCCAATGAACAAATCCATCTGAAAATAGCCTCTTCATTTATCAGTTTAGAACAGGCCGAGCTTAATCTTCAGCGCGAAACCGGCCATCTGACTTTCGATCAGGCATGCGAAAAAGCCAAATCGGAATGGAACCAGCAACTATGTAAAATTACTGTTGAAGGAGGTAGCGATGCACAGTTTTCAACCTTTTACACTGCCCTGTACCGAACATTGCTTTTTCCCAGAAAGTTTTACGAATACAATAAAAATGGTGAGGTGGTGCATTACAGCCCTTATAATGGGAAGGTAGAAAAAGGGTACATGTTTACCGACAATGGCTTCTGGGATACTTTCAGGGCTGTTTTCCCTTTCTTTACACTGATGTATCCTGAGCTCAACAGCCAGATAATGGAAGGACTAGCAAATACCTACCGCGAAAGCGGATGGCTGCCCGAATGGGCCAGCCCCGGTCACCGCGATTGCATGATTGGCTCCAATTCAGCTGTTAATATTGCAGATTCATATCTAAAGGGTATTCAGAATAAAGATATAAACATACTTTACGAAGCCATTCTTAAAAACAGCAACAATGCAGGACCATTATCATCAGTTGGGAGATATGGCGTTGATTATTATAACACACTGGGATACATCCCTTACGATGTGGGTATCAATGAAAACACAGCCCGCACACTTGAATACGCCTTTGCTGACTATAACATCTGGAAACTGGCAAAAGCGCTGAAAAAACCGCAGGCTGAAATTGATTTATTTGCAAAACGAGCCATGAATTACAAGAATGTTTTTGATAAATCGGTAAATTTTGTGCGGGGCCGTAATGCTGATGGCAGCTTTCAGTCGCCTTTCAGGCCCGATAAATGGGGAGATGCGTTTACCGAAGGGTGCTCATGGCACTGGACCTGGTGCGTTTTCCACGATATTCAGGGATTAATCGATCTCATGGGGGGCCCACAGTCCTTTATCAATAAACTGGATTCTGTCTTTATTGCTCCGCCAACTTTTGATTATTCATATTATGGGTTTCAGATACACGAAATTACTGAAATGCTTATCATGAATATGGGACAATATGCTCATGGCAACCAACCCATACAGCACATGCCCTATTTATACAATTATGCAGGTGAGCCATGGAAAACACAGTTTCATGTCAGAAATATCATGAACAAGCTCTACACTCCCTTGCCTGATGGACTATGTGGCGACGAGGACAATGGCCAGACCTCAGCATGGTATGTTTTTTCAGCCATGGGCATGTATCCTGTAGCACCAGGGACCAATCAATATGTACTGGGTTCGCCCTTGTTTAAAAAAATTACACTTCAAACCGGGAAAGACAAGACTTTTGTTATTTCGGCTCCAAACAACAGCAATCTTAACCTTTATGTGATAGATGCAAAACTGAACAATAAAGCGTATACCAAAAACTATCTGAACCACTCAGATATCATCAATGGAGGAAACCTTGAACTGCAAATGGGGCAGACGCCCAACAAACAAAAAGGAATACTTCAAACAGATTTTCCCTATTCCATGACCAATGAAATATTGAATAACCGATAA
- the fbp gene encoding class 1 fructose-bisphosphatase yields MKTLVEFISEKQADFTYATGEFTRLLNDIGIAAKIVNREINKAGLADINGYFGKQNVQGEDQKKLDVFANNHFIEAMRHGGMVCAIASEENEGLFVYENAFSQKGKYVVAMDPLDGSSNIEVNVPIGTIFSIYRRLSPTGPGTIADLLQPGNKQIAAGYIIYGSSTMLVYTTGHGVNGFTLDPSVGLFFLSHPEMKIPEDGAIYSINEANYLHFHEGVKKYIKYCQEDDPSTNRPYSTRYIGSLVADFHRNMIRGGIYIYPGTLKNPYGKLRLLYECNPIAFLAEQAGGIASDGFNRILDIQPKELHERVPFFVGSKNMVAKAEELMRLYSKK; encoded by the coding sequence ATGAAAACTTTAGTTGAATTTATCAGCGAAAAGCAGGCTGATTTCACATATGCTACCGGCGAATTTACCCGTTTGCTCAATGATATTGGTATTGCAGCAAAGATTGTAAACCGCGAAATTAATAAAGCCGGGCTGGCCGATATCAATGGCTACTTCGGCAAGCAGAATGTGCAGGGTGAAGATCAAAAAAAACTGGACGTGTTTGCCAACAATCATTTTATTGAAGCAATGAGGCATGGAGGTATGGTTTGTGCCATTGCATCAGAGGAAAATGAAGGATTGTTTGTTTATGAAAATGCATTTTCGCAAAAAGGCAAATATGTAGTAGCCATGGATCCGCTTGATGGTTCTTCCAATATAGAAGTGAATGTGCCTATCGGGACCATTTTTTCTATTTACAGGCGTTTAAGCCCAACTGGCCCGGGCACCATTGCCGATCTGTTGCAGCCCGGAAACAAGCAGATTGCTGCCGGATACATTATTTACGGCTCATCAACCATGTTGGTATATACTACCGGGCATGGTGTAAATGGGTTTACCCTTGATCCTTCAGTAGGGCTGTTTTTTCTCTCGCATCCCGAAATGAAAATTCCTGAAGACGGTGCAATTTACTCCATCAATGAAGCCAATTATTTGCATTTTCATGAAGGTGTTAAAAAGTACATCAAATATTGCCAGGAAGATGATCCATCTACCAACCGACCATACTCAACCAGATATATAGGTTCGTTAGTGGCTGATTTTCATCGAAATATGATAAGAGGTGGCATTTATATCTACCCCGGAACATTGAAAAATCCTTACGGAAAGCTCAGACTGCTGTATGAATGCAATCCCATTGCATTTTTAGCTGAACAGGCTGGTGGTATAGCTTCCGATGGATTTAACCGAATACTTGATATCCAGCCCAAGGAACTGCACGAAAGGGTACCCTTTTTCGTAGGCTCAAAAAATATGGTGGCCAAAGCCGAGGAGCTGATGCGTCTTTATTCAAAAAAGTAA
- the mfd gene encoding transcription-repair coupling factor, which produces MIDYYRNGEAVAGIGALCNSKEKFRLRLKGMAGSATAVLAAAVFEPSGPLHLIVLPEKEEAAYLFNDLENLLGEQETPFHKKRVLFFPTTYRRPYEIEKTDNTNVLSRTEVMKRLGTRDGGTIVVTYPEALAEKVVSKAFLKKNTLHLGLGESLSIDFVIDLLMEYNFERVDFVIEPGQFSIRGGIVDVFSFTNDRPYRIEFFGDDVESIRTFDPSNQLSIDKLDHITITPNVQDRALYEKRDSFLTYISRNAVVWIRDFALAIDKIAKEFEKAEKAFSELSADVKHLEPNALFSTADGFKSDILAHSLIEFGSHFLIKDGQTLEFNMQPQPSFNKNFDLLLQNLDDNTKSGITNFILSDNPKQTERIQTIFSDLKANRGLTEKDLNFDLISLSLHEGFVDKEHKLACYTDHQIFERYHKYRIRDGFAGKEAITLKEIYDLQPGDYVTHIDHGIGRFDGLEKIENNGRQQEAIRLIYQNNDILYLSIHSLHRISKYVGKDGTAPGLNKLGSNAWNKLKTKTKQRVKDIAKDLIKLYAERKAAEGFAFNPDTYLQHELEASFIYEDTPDQVKSTADVKRDLEKSYPMDRLVCGDVGFGKTEIAVRAAFKAVADSKQVAVLVPTTILALQHYKTFSERLKEFPCTVDYINRFKSAKEQTRTLKDLADGKIDILIGTHRIVSKDVQFKDLGLMIIDEEQKFGVATKEKLKKLKVNVDTLTLTATPIPRTLQFSLMGARDLSVINTPPPNRYPVQTELHVFSEEIIRDAIHFELSRGGQVFLVHNRVNNILEVAGIIQRLVPDCRVAIGHGQMDGSKLEKVMLDFVEGLYDVLVATTIIESGLDIPNVNTIIINEAQNYGLSDLHQLRGRVGRTNKKAFCYLLAPPLSVLTDEARKRLKAIEEFSELGSGFNIAMRDLDIRGAGNILGAEQSGFISEIGFEMYQRILDEAVMELKESEFKGLYEEVTPVEKEYVKECLIETDLEVMMPDHYVTNITERLSLYKELDNINSEEELLSFQNKLIDRFGPVPQQTQDLINTIRLRRLARRLGFEKISLRNGLMTATFITNRDSAYYQSHIFSAVLQFIQIYHKNCRMKEVNDKLSLTFRDIDSVSKANQALVPLEELVDAGRQES; this is translated from the coding sequence ATGATTGATTATTACCGCAACGGTGAGGCTGTTGCGGGTATTGGTGCTTTGTGCAATTCAAAAGAAAAGTTCAGGCTAAGGCTTAAAGGTATGGCCGGCTCTGCTACTGCTGTGCTTGCAGCAGCGGTTTTTGAGCCTTCAGGGCCTTTACACCTGATCGTGCTTCCCGAGAAGGAAGAGGCTGCTTACCTGTTCAACGACCTCGAAAATTTACTTGGCGAGCAGGAAACCCCGTTTCACAAAAAGCGGGTTTTGTTTTTTCCTACTACCTATCGCCGCCCATACGAAATTGAAAAAACCGACAATACCAATGTTCTTTCGCGCACTGAAGTGATGAAAAGACTGGGTACCCGCGACGGGGGAACCATTGTGGTTACTTATCCCGAGGCGCTTGCCGAGAAGGTTGTCAGCAAAGCTTTTCTTAAAAAAAATACGCTGCATCTGGGCCTTGGTGAAAGCCTTTCAATCGACTTTGTGATTGATTTGCTGATGGAATACAATTTTGAGCGGGTTGACTTTGTTATCGAGCCCGGTCAGTTTTCTATCCGCGGTGGAATTGTTGATGTGTTTTCATTCACCAACGACCGGCCTTACAGAATAGAATTTTTTGGCGATGATGTAGAATCCATCCGTACTTTCGATCCTTCGAACCAGCTTTCAATTGATAAGCTTGACCACATTACCATTACCCCGAATGTGCAGGACCGGGCTCTGTATGAAAAACGCGACTCTTTTCTGACCTATATCAGCCGGAATGCAGTTGTTTGGATACGCGATTTTGCTTTGGCAATTGATAAAATTGCTAAGGAATTCGAAAAAGCCGAAAAAGCATTTTCTGAACTTTCGGCTGATGTCAAACATTTGGAGCCCAATGCTTTGTTTAGTACTGCCGATGGCTTTAAGTCTGACATTCTGGCTCATAGTCTCATTGAGTTTGGTTCACATTTTTTGATAAAAGACGGGCAAACGCTTGAGTTTAATATGCAGCCTCAGCCCTCGTTCAATAAAAATTTTGATTTGTTGTTGCAAAATCTTGACGACAACACAAAATCTGGAATCACCAATTTTATCCTCTCCGATAATCCGAAACAAACTGAGCGTATTCAAACCATCTTCAGCGATTTAAAAGCCAACAGGGGGCTCACCGAAAAAGATTTGAACTTCGATTTGATCAGCTTGTCGTTACACGAAGGGTTTGTTGATAAAGAGCATAAACTGGCCTGCTATACCGATCATCAGATATTTGAACGATATCATAAATACCGTATCCGCGATGGCTTTGCAGGCAAAGAAGCCATTACACTCAAGGAGATTTATGACCTTCAGCCCGGCGATTATGTGACCCATATTGACCATGGAATCGGCCGTTTTGACGGGCTTGAAAAAATTGAAAACAATGGCCGGCAGCAAGAAGCCATTCGCCTGATATATCAGAATAATGATATTCTTTACCTCAGCATCCACTCTTTGCACCGTATTTCAAAATATGTTGGTAAGGACGGAACTGCTCCGGGTTTAAACAAACTGGGCTCAAACGCATGGAATAAGCTTAAAACCAAGACCAAACAAAGGGTTAAAGATATTGCCAAGGATTTAATTAAGCTTTATGCTGAACGTAAAGCTGCCGAAGGCTTTGCGTTTAATCCTGATACCTATTTGCAGCATGAACTGGAGGCTTCTTTCATTTATGAAGACACCCCCGATCAGGTAAAATCAACGGCGGATGTTAAGCGTGATCTCGAAAAATCTTACCCGATGGATAGGCTGGTGTGTGGTGATGTGGGCTTTGGTAAGACCGAAATCGCTGTTCGTGCAGCATTTAAGGCTGTGGCCGACAGCAAACAGGTGGCTGTACTTGTGCCAACCACTATTCTGGCTTTGCAACATTATAAGACTTTCTCGGAAAGGCTTAAAGAATTTCCCTGCACAGTAGATTATATCAACCGGTTTAAAAGTGCGAAGGAGCAAACCCGCACGCTTAAGGATTTGGCCGATGGTAAAATCGATATTCTGATTGGCACACACCGGATTGTGAGCAAAGATGTTCAGTTTAAAGACCTTGGGCTCATGATTATTGACGAAGAGCAGAAGTTTGGGGTGGCAACCAAAGAAAAGCTGAAAAAGCTCAAGGTAAATGTGGATACGCTTACGCTTACAGCCACGCCTATTCCGCGTACACTGCAGTTTTCATTGATGGGAGCCCGCGATTTAAGTGTTATCAACACGCCTCCACCCAATCGCTACCCGGTACAAACTGAATTGCATGTTTTCAGCGAGGAGATTATCCGTGATGCCATTCATTTTGAGTTGTCGCGCGGTGGCCAGGTATTTTTGGTTCATAACCGGGTGAACAACATCTTAGAAGTGGCCGGAATTATTCAGCGACTTGTGCCTGATTGTCGTGTGGCCATTGGGCATGGTCAGATGGATGGTTCTAAACTTGAAAAAGTAATGCTTGACTTTGTGGAAGGTTTATATGATGTGCTTGTGGCCACTACAATTATTGAATCAGGACTGGACATCCCGAATGTGAATACCATTATTATCAATGAAGCCCAAAACTACGGACTCAGCGATTTGCACCAGTTGCGCGGCAGGGTGGGACGTACCAATAAAAAAGCCTTTTGTTATTTGCTGGCTCCGCCTTTGTCGGTGCTTACCGATGAAGCCCGCAAAAGACTCAAAGCTATTGAAGAGTTTTCGGAATTAGGAAGTGGTTTTAATATTGCCATGCGCGATTTGGATATCCGCGGAGCCGGTAATATACTTGGTGCTGAGCAAAGTGGTTTTATTTCGGAAATTGGATTCGAAATGTATCAGCGCATTCTTGACGAGGCCGTGATGGAACTCAAGGAGTCAGAATTTAAGGGGCTTTACGAAGAGGTTACGCCTGTTGAAAAAGAGTATGTGAAAGAATGCCTGATTGAAACCGATTTGGAAGTAATGATGCCCGATCATTATGTTACCAACATTACCGAAAGGTTGAGCTTATATAAGGAGCTCGACAATATCAACAGCGAGGAAGAGTTGTTGAGTTTTCAGAACAAACTGATCGATCGCTTTGGTCCGGTGCCGCAGCAAACGCAGGATTTAATCAACACCATTCGTCTGCGGAGACTTGCCAGGAGACTTGGATTTGAAAAGATAAGTTTGCGCAATGGATTGATGACAGCTACCTTTATCACCAACAGGGATTCGGCTTACTACCAGAGTCATATTTTTTCGGCAGTGCTGCAGTTTATTCAGATTTACCACAAAAATTGCCGGATGAAAGAAGTAAATGATAAGCTCAGTCTGACTTTTCGGGATATTGATTCCGTTTCTAAAGCCAATCAGGCCCTGGTGCCACTTGAAGAACTGGTTGATGCCGGCAGGCAGGAATCCTGA